A genomic region of Trifolium pratense cultivar HEN17-A07 linkage group LG3, ARS_RC_1.1, whole genome shotgun sequence contains the following coding sequences:
- the LOC123912801 gene encoding putative F-box/FBD/LRR-repeat protein At1g78760 isoform X2 — MSKSIDEVTMIPSEKRARHDNEENQDRLSDLPDCVLLHILSFFNSKHAVRTCVLSTRWKYIWKRIHTLILHSTDFSTVKKFSIFVSKILTLRDISTALYALDLQFHHYGDIEPQLLKNIFNHISSHNTHLQELRISIDTCLSWDSSCRARALALASLCDTRRLIMSCVSLCRALTSLKLSLYPPPHYLIGGDNYTETFPKSLNLPLLTSLDLTNFTFCGGENGCVEPFSAFTKLNSLVIGSCKVKDAQILRISSETLVNLSMYYYSSNVAKVELSTPSLCTFTFPTRTDQKICGSGLSSVKQVNINAEECAPTVAVSMERALVLLSMLQDLANVESLTVTSLALQVLSLVPDLFKVKFSSLCNLKSLKVELIPYVYGGGLRHLREKEMLKKVAAKSRQEATKLRKAFKEGLRPPPIPDGIIDFLRQNSPSSEVNIVTNYPSHFNLKRVEESIKGGKNTGYHSQFATPAASSAVPASAAESGSAAAASATARASTAPPTFHLCHTEKIE; from the exons ATGTCTAAATCAATCGATGAGGTAACAATGATTCCGTCTGAGAAGAGAGCAAGACATGATAATGAAGAGAATCAAGACAGACTCAGTGACTTACCTGATTGTGTTCTTCTTCacattttgtcattttttaatTCCAAACATGCCGTTCGGACTTGTGTTTTATCAACAAGATGGAAATATATTTGGAAACGTATACATACTCTGATATTGCATTCCACAGATTTTTCTACTGTCAagaaattttctatatttgtgTCTAAGATTTTGACTCTTCGTGATATCTCGACTGCACTCTACGCTCTTGATCTTCAGTTTCACCATTATGGTGATATTGAGCCTCAActccttaaaaatattttcaaccacATTTCCTCCCATAATACCCATCTCCAGGAATTAAGAATCTCTATTGATACTTGTCTAAGTTGGGATTCTTCATGTCGGGCTCGAGCTCTTGCTCTTGCATCTCTTTGTGATACTCGTCGTCTCATTATGAGTTGTGTTTCTTTATGTCGGGCTCTTACATCTCTTAAGCTTTCACTTTACCCGCCTCCACATTACCTTATAGGTGGTGATAATTATACAGAAACATTTCCAAAATCTTTAAATTTGCCTTTGTTGACCAGCTTAGATCTAACAAATTTCACCTTTTGCGGTGGTGAAAACGGCTGTGTCGAGCCTTTTTCCGCCTTTACCAAGTTGAATAGTCTAGTCATTGGTAGTTGTAAGGTAAAGGATGCTCAAATCCTTAGAATATCAAGTGAGACACTTGTCAATTTATCTATGTATTATTATTCATCTAATGTTGCCAAAGTCGAGCTATCTACTCCAAGTCTTTGTACATTTACCTTCCCCACAAGAACTGATCAGAAAATATGTGGGAGTGGTCTTTCTTCCGTTAAACAAGTAAATATCAATGCTGAAGAATGTGCACCTACTGTTGCAGTTTCAATGGAGCGTGCTTTGGTTCTATTAAGCATGCTGCAAGACCTTGCCAACGTAGAATCATTGACAGTCACTTCACTTGCTCTTCAG GTTCTCTCCTTAGTTCCAGATTTATTCAAGGTTAAGTTCTCTTCTCTGTGTAACTTGAAGTCTTTGAAAGTAGAATTGATACCATATGTTTATGGAGGAGGATTACGCCATTTAAGGGAAAAGGAAATGTTAAAGAAAGTGGCTGCCAAGTCACGTCAAGAAGCTACAAAGTTAAGAAAGGCATTTAAAGAAGGTTTGAGACCACCTCCCATACCTGATGGAATAATTGACTTCTTGCGACAAAACTCGCCATCGTCGGAAGTTAACATCGTAACAAACTACCCGAGTCATTTTAATCTTAAGCGG GTGGAAGAGTCTATAAAGGGCGGGAAGAACAC